From Slackia heliotrinireducens DSM 20476:
AAGTACTTCACCCGCGACGTCGTGGAGGTCTCCTTCGAGGCCCGCGACCAGGCACCGGAGGCGCCTACCTTCGAGCCCGGCGAGATGGACTACGTCAACAGGCCCAACGTCAGCGTCGAACTTGCGGGGTAACCATGGTGCAGCGCGTAGGACAACCTCTCCGCTTGCAGGGATATGCGAGCGATTACGACCGCACGATTGTGGCCGTGGAGTTCTCCATGGACGACGGCGAGCACTGGACGCGCTACCCTGTGGAAGGCGCCACCAGCGAGCGTTGGGTCCGATGGGAGCTCGAGTTCACACCCGAGGAAGCCGGATCGTACTTCGTCCAGGTCAGAAGCGTAAACGACCGAGGTGAAGCAAGCCCTACGCCCGCTGTGCTCCAGTTCGAAGCCGTGTAAGGCCTCAATTTCCGACCCTTTCCTCAGGCGTCCCCTCCAACCAAGACGCTTGGGAAAGCCCCTACAAGGAAGCCGGTCCCACCTGCATGGGACCGGCTTCCTGCGTGCTGTGCGGACGGCGATACCGCAATCCCCCTTCGCCGCCACGTCGCAAGCGACCCTTGACATAAAAGTTAGGTATGGCTAATATCCTTGTTTGTTACCACTGATAACAAACAAGGAGAACCATGCCGCGCGACGGAAGCATCAGCCGAGAGAAGATACTCGCCGCAGCTCAGGAGGAATTCCTGGAGCGCGGCTTCGACCGCGCCTCCATCCGCAGCATCGGCCAGAGGGCTGGGCTCACCAGCGCCGCGCTGTACCGCCACTTCGAAAACAAAGAGGAGATCTTCGCATCCCTGGTGGAACCGGGCCTTCAAGCGATCAACGAATGGATGGACGACCACATGTCCCGCGCGTATGCCGATATCGAGGTCGACAAAGCGGAAGAGGCCGCCTCCCGTTCGGAGGTCGACATGATGCGGGACGTGGTGTTTCCGAACCGCACGGCATTCAAGCTCCTGCTCTGCCGCTCGCAAGGCACGGCCCATGAGGATTTCATCCACGACCTGGTCGAACAGCAGCAGAAGGACCTTTCGCGGGGCTTGGTCTGGCTGAAGAAGAAAGGCTACCCCGTAAAAGAGCCCAGCGACGAAACGCTGCACATGCTCATGAGCGCATACATCACGGCGCTGTTCGAGCCCATCGCGCACGACTACCCCGAGGAGGATGCGATGCGGTACTACGAAGCGATAGAACGGTTCTTCCTGCCAGGATGGCGGGAAATACTTGGAATCTAAGCCCCCTGCGAAGGGGCTTTTCTTTTGGTGTGAGTTATCAAACGAGACCGTCTGATAACTTATGAAGGGAGGCAGAGAGTTTTGAAAGGACAGGAGAAGAAGCGGTCCACCTGGTCATGGGTGTTCGAATTCGCCGGCATCCGGCGCAAGGACTACATCGCCAGCGTGGTCCTGGCCGTCTGCAAGGTGCTGTGCATAGTGGCGCCCTACCTGGTAATGGCCCAGGTGGTAAGCGAACTGTTCGCCGGCGTGAAGGACCTCTCGTTGTATGGGCGCCAATTCGCCCTGATCGCCGCGCTGTGGATGGCAGCCGCCGTGTTCCACGCGCTTTCGACCAGCGCGTCCCACAAGGCGACGTTCTACGTATTGGGCGCCATGCGCAAACGGGCCTGCGACAAGCTCGCACGCATGCCCTTGGGCGATGTGACCGGACGCTCATCGGGCGGGTTGAAGAACGTGCTCGTCGAACGCATCGACAGCATCGAAACCACCTTGGCCCACGTCATTCCCGAGTTCACCAGCAACCTGCTGGCGCCGATCCTCATTTTCGCGTGCATGCTTGCGCTGGACTGGCGCCTTGCCCTGGTATCGCTTGCAACCTTGCCGCTGGGCCTCGTCTGCATGGCGGGCATGTTCAAGGATTACGACGTGAACAACCAGCGGGCGGTCGACGCGACGAAGGCCCTGAACGACACCGCCGTGGAATACATCCACGGCATCGAGGTCATCAAGGTGTTCGGCAAGACCCAAAGCTCCTACGCCAAGTTCGTCGACGCCGCCAAAGCCGCCGCCGAGACCTACGTAAGCTGGATGTCGCGCTGCAACGTGTACTTCTCGCTGGCCATGTCGGTCATGCCGGCAACGCTGCTTGCGGTGCTGCCCGTGGGCGCCTTCTTCGTCAGCAACGGCAGCCTGGCCCCCGAAACCTTCATCATGTGCATCGTGCTGTCGTTGGGGCTCATCACCCCCGTCATCACCATACTCTCCTACTCCGACGACCTGGCCGCCCTCGACGTGGTCATGGGCGAGGTCACCTCCATCATCGACGCGCCCGAACAGGTGCGGCCCGCCCAAACCCAGGCGACCGTCGCCGACAACACCGTCACCCTTGAGGACGTCCGTTTCGGATACAAGGACGAAGAGGTGCTCCACGGCATCAGCTTCACAGCCCGCGAAGGCGAAACCACCGCGCTCGTCGGCCCCTCCGGCAGCGGCAAGTCAACCGTGGCACGCCTGATCGACGGGCTGTGGGACGTGCAGGGCGGCACCGTGCGCCTGGGCGGCGCGGACATCCGCGACATCAGCTCCGAGGACTACAACCGCCGCGTATCCTTCGTATCCCAGAACAGCTACCTGTTCAACGACACCGTGCGCGAGAACATCCGCATGGGCAGGCCCGGCGCCACCGACCAGGACGTGGAGAACATCGCCCGCGCGGCGGGTTGCCACGAGTTCATCTGCAGTCTTGAAAACGGCTACGACACCGTGGTGGGCAGCGGCGGCGAGCGGCTGTCCGGCGGCGAGCGCCAGCGCATCTCCATCGCGCGCGCCATGCTGAAGGACGCGCCCGTCGTGATTCTGGACGAAGCCACCGCCTACACCGACCCCGAAAACGAGGCCGTCATCGAGCAGTCCGTGGCCCGCCTGGTCCAGGGCAAGACCCTCATCGTCATCGCGCACCGCCTGTCCACCATCCAAGGCGCCCAGCACATCGTGGTCATCGATGGCGGACACGTGGCCGAAGAGGGCACCCACGACCAGCTTCTTGCCGAAAACGGCCTGTACGCCCGCATGTGGGAGGCCCACACCTCGGTCAAAGGCCACCTGACGGAAGGAGGCGATGCGGCATGATCGGCGTCATCCGGAAGTTCTTCGCGTTCTGCCCCCAACATTACCGCAGCAAATTCTACAAGGCCCTGGTCATCGGCGTGCTCATGTCGTTCTGCCGCGCCATGTCCATTCCCGCCATCGCACTCGTGCTGTCGGGGATGCTTGACGACGGGCTGACCCGCGTCCACATCCTGGGAAGCTTCGCCATCATGGTGTTCGGCGTCGCCGGCGAAGGAATCCTGCGCGGCCTCGCCACGAACCTGCAGGTGCAGGGCGGATACGGCACCTCCACCGAAAAGCGCATCGAAATCGCCGAGCACATGCGATACCTGCCCATGGGTTACTTCAACTCCAGCAGCCTGGGCGCCATCGCATCGGTCACCACCAACACCATGGAGAACCTGCAGGGCGTGGCCACCCGCGTGATCATGCTGGTCAGCGAAGGCATCCTGACCACAGCCATCATCGCTGTCATGCTGCTTGTCTTCGACTGGCGCATCGGTTTGGTGCTTGTGGCCGGCTGCATCGTGTTCTTCCTGGTCAACCATGCGTTGCAGAAGAGGTCCGAGCGTTTGAGCCCTATCAAGGTGGCAACCGACACGGAGCTTGTGGACACGGTGCTCGAATACGTGCAGGGCATGCAGGAGGTGAAGTCCTTCGGCTTCACGAAGGACCGGACCGAGCGTCTGAACCAGGCCATCGAGAAGAACGCCGGCGCGAACACGCAGATGGAGCTTGAGCTGGTGCCGCTCATGGCGGCCCAGAACAGCATCACCAAGCTGACCGGCGTGGCCATGAGCCTGCTTTCCGTCTGGTTCTACCTGAACGGCAGCATGAGCCTGCTGGTGTGCATCCTCATGATCGTCTCGGCGTTCATGGTGTACGGCAGCCTGGAATCGGCCGGGCAGTACTCCGGCCTGCTGCGCATCGTGGACGTGAGTGTGGACCGTGCCAACGAGGTGCTGGCCATCGAGCCCATGGACATCGACGGCGAGGACATCCATCCGCAAAGCCACGACATCGAAGTGCGCGACGTCAGCTTCTCCTACGGGCAGCGCACCATCTTGGACCACGTCAGTGCCACGATTCCCGAAGGCACCACCACGGCCTTCGTCGGGCCTTCGGGCGGCGGCAAGACCACGCTGGCAAGCCTCATCTCGCGCTTCTGGGACGTGGGAAGCGGACAGGTGATGCTGGGCGGCCGCGATGTTCGGGACTACAGCATGGATTCGCTCATGCGCAACTTCAGCTTCGTGTTTCAGAACGTGTACCTGTTCGAAGACACCGTGGCGAACAACATCCGTTTCGGCCAGCCTGAAGCCCCGCTTGCAGAAGTGGTTGAAGCCGCCAAAAAGGCCCGGTGCCACGACTTCATCATGGCGCTGCCCCAAGGCTACGACACCGTAATCGGCGAAGGCGGCGCGTCGCTTTCGGGCGGCGAGCGCCAGCGCATCTCCATCGCGCGGGCCACCATGAAGGATTCCCCCATCATCGTGCTGGATGAAGCCACGGCCAACGTGGACCCTGAAAACGAGCGCGACCTGATGGACGCAATCCAGGAGCTTACCTGCAACAAGACCGTCATCATGATCGCCCATCGCCTGAAAACCGTGCGGGACGCCGACCAGATCCTGGTGGTGGATCAGGGACGCATCGTGCAGCGCGGCACCCACGACGAGCTCATGGCCGAAGACGGCATCTACCGCCGCTTTGTGGAGACCCGCACGCAGGTCTCCCAATGGCAGCTGTAACCGAAGGCGCCACCCCCTTGGCGCCGTATCCGACACGAAAGGAAACAAGTATGGACACAACTCGGAAACTGAACGGAAAGGACCTCATCAACGTAGGCATCTACACGGCGCTGTACTTCGTGTGCGTGTTCGTCGTGGCGATGCTCGGACTCATCCCCGTCGGGCTGCTGCTGCTCGTGGTGCTGGTGCCGCTCATCGCGGCCATCCCCTTCGTCATGTACCTGGCGAAGGTGCGCAAACCCGGCATGCTGCTCATCACGTCGGTCATCATGGGCGTCCTTATGCTGCTGACGGGCATGGGCTACTACTCGCTTATCCTGTCGGTCATCACCGGCCTTGCCGCCGAATTCATTTGGAAGAACGGAGGATACACCTCCATCGGCAAGATTGCGCCGACGTATGCCGTGTTCAACCTGTGGATGTGGGGCAACTACCTGCCGCTATTCCTGAACTACGATTCCTATGTTGCCGCACGCCCCGAATACGGCGACACCTACTGGCAGACCCTCAACACGCTGCTGCCGCCGTGGATGCTTATCGTGCTGGCCGCCTGCATCGTGGTGTTCTCGATTCTGGGCGCGCTGTACGCCAAGAAGGTTCTGGCGAAAAAGCTTGCCGCTGCAG
This genomic window contains:
- a CDS encoding molybdopterin-binding protein, giving the protein MQGYASDYDRTIVAVEFSMDDGEHWTRYPVEGATSERWVRWELEFTPEEAGSYFVQVRSVNDRGEASPTPAVLQFEAV
- a CDS encoding TetR/AcrR family transcriptional regulator, whose translation is MPRDGSISREKILAAAQEEFLERGFDRASIRSIGQRAGLTSAALYRHFENKEEIFASLVEPGLQAINEWMDDHMSRAYADIEVDKAEEAASRSEVDMMRDVVFPNRTAFKLLLCRSQGTAHEDFIHDLVEQQQKDLSRGLVWLKKKGYPVKEPSDETLHMLMSAYITALFEPIAHDYPEEDAMRYYEAIERFFLPGWREILGI
- a CDS encoding ABC transporter ATP-binding protein; the protein is MKGQEKKRSTWSWVFEFAGIRRKDYIASVVLAVCKVLCIVAPYLVMAQVVSELFAGVKDLSLYGRQFALIAALWMAAAVFHALSTSASHKATFYVLGAMRKRACDKLARMPLGDVTGRSSGGLKNVLVERIDSIETTLAHVIPEFTSNLLAPILIFACMLALDWRLALVSLATLPLGLVCMAGMFKDYDVNNQRAVDATKALNDTAVEYIHGIEVIKVFGKTQSSYAKFVDAAKAAAETYVSWMSRCNVYFSLAMSVMPATLLAVLPVGAFFVSNGSLAPETFIMCIVLSLGLITPVITILSYSDDLAALDVVMGEVTSIIDAPEQVRPAQTQATVADNTVTLEDVRFGYKDEEVLHGISFTAREGETTALVGPSGSGKSTVARLIDGLWDVQGGTVRLGGADIRDISSEDYNRRVSFVSQNSYLFNDTVRENIRMGRPGATDQDVENIARAAGCHEFICSLENGYDTVVGSGGERLSGGERQRISIARAMLKDAPVVILDEATAYTDPENEAVIEQSVARLVQGKTLIVIAHRLSTIQGAQHIVVIDGGHVAEEGTHDQLLAENGLYARMWEAHTSVKGHLTEGGDAA
- a CDS encoding ABC transporter ATP-binding protein; translated protein: MIGVIRKFFAFCPQHYRSKFYKALVIGVLMSFCRAMSIPAIALVLSGMLDDGLTRVHILGSFAIMVFGVAGEGILRGLATNLQVQGGYGTSTEKRIEIAEHMRYLPMGYFNSSSLGAIASVTTNTMENLQGVATRVIMLVSEGILTTAIIAVMLLVFDWRIGLVLVAGCIVFFLVNHALQKRSERLSPIKVATDTELVDTVLEYVQGMQEVKSFGFTKDRTERLNQAIEKNAGANTQMELELVPLMAAQNSITKLTGVAMSLLSVWFYLNGSMSLLVCILMIVSAFMVYGSLESAGQYSGLLRIVDVSVDRANEVLAIEPMDIDGEDIHPQSHDIEVRDVSFSYGQRTILDHVSATIPEGTTTAFVGPSGGGKTTLASLISRFWDVGSGQVMLGGRDVRDYSMDSLMRNFSFVFQNVYLFEDTVANNIRFGQPEAPLAEVVEAAKKARCHDFIMALPQGYDTVIGEGGASLSGGERQRISIARATMKDSPIIVLDEATANVDPENERDLMDAIQELTCNKTVIMIAHRLKTVRDADQILVVDQGRIVQRGTHDELMAEDGIYRRFVETRTQVSQWQL
- a CDS encoding MptD family putative ECF transporter S component, whose translation is MDTTRKLNGKDLINVGIYTALYFVCVFVVAMLGLIPVGLLLLVVLVPLIAAIPFVMYLAKVRKPGMLLITSVIMGVLMLLTGMGYYSLILSVITGLAAEFIWKNGGYTSIGKIAPTYAVFNLWMWGNYLPLFLNYDSYVAARPEYGDTYWQTLNTLLPPWMLIVLAACIVVFSILGALYAKKVLAKKLAAAGME